One Clostridiales bacterium DNA segment encodes these proteins:
- the def gene encoding peptide deformylase, which produces MAIRKIRIVNDEILRKKSKKVDKVNKRIQILLDDMAETMYAADGVGLAGPQVGVLRRVIVLDAGEGIIKLVNPEIISSSGEQTDVEGCLSIPDVRGEVKRPQSVVVKALNEKGESIQINGSALLARVLCHEIDHLDGILFTDKTIRIVE; this is translated from the coding sequence ATGGCTATTAGAAAGATCAGAATAGTTAATGACGAGATATTGAGAAAGAAAAGCAAGAAGGTTGACAAGGTCAATAAGAGAATACAAATACTGCTTGATGACATGGCGGAGACAATGTATGCTGCAGATGGCGTCGGGCTTGCAGGCCCCCAGGTAGGCGTTTTAAGGAGAGTAATAGTACTGGATGCCGGAGAGGGGATTATTAAGCTTGTGAATCCTGAGATAATAAGTTCTTCAGGGGAACAGACGGATGTTGAAGGGTGCCTTAGCATTCCCGATGTCCGCGGCGAGGTAAAAAGGCCTCAATCCGTCGTCGTGAAGGCTTTAAACGAGAAGGGAGAAAGTATTCAAATAAACGGCTCTGCACTTTTGGCAAGGGTATTGTGCCATGAAATTGATCATTTGGACGGGATATTATTTACTGACAAAACAATAAGGATTGTTGAATAG
- the fmt gene encoding methionyl-tRNA formyltransferase yields the protein MKVVFMGTPDFAVPPLEYLIRGKYNIACVVTQPDKPKGRGNRLAMSPVKEKALEYKIPVEQPVSIRKDTAFKEKLKLMEPDIIIVAAFGQILPSDVLAIPKYGCINIHASLLPKLRGAAPINWAIINGEDKTGITTMFMDAGLDTGDILMQQTTLIGENETAGSLYDRLKIMGAEMIIKTLKALEGGTLKRQPQDSLKSTYAPMLKKDTGRIMWENSSIQIKNLVRGTNPWPAAFTTINGMKLKVWETDLELGSAEFKDPGTIWKIDKCGIHVHAGYGGILIKQVQAKNGKRIDAYSYTLGHHIDTGTVLE from the coding sequence ATGAAAGTTGTTTTTATGGGTACTCCTGATTTTGCAGTACCTCCCCTGGAATATTTGATAAGGGGAAAATATAATATAGCATGCGTTGTGACACAGCCCGATAAGCCAAAGGGACGGGGAAACAGGCTGGCAATGTCGCCGGTTAAGGAAAAGGCGCTGGAATATAAAATACCTGTCGAACAGCCTGTAAGCATAAGAAAGGATACAGCGTTTAAAGAGAAGCTAAAGCTGATGGAGCCTGATATTATAATTGTTGCAGCATTCGGACAGATATTGCCGTCTGATGTTTTAGCGATACCGAAATATGGGTGTATAAATATCCATGCATCTCTTCTCCCGAAGCTTAGAGGCGCAGCGCCGATAAACTGGGCTATTATAAACGGTGAGGATAAAACAGGTATTACTACGATGTTTATGGATGCGGGACTGGATACAGGCGATATACTTATGCAGCAGACTACTTTGATAGGAGAGAATGAAACTGCGGGAAGTCTGTATGACAGGCTTAAAATAATGGGCGCCGAGATGATTATTAAGACTTTAAAGGCTTTAGAAGGCGGAACATTAAAAAGGCAGCCTCAGGACAGCCTGAAGTCCACTTATGCGCCGATGCTTAAAAAGGATACTGGAAGGATAATGTGGGAAAATTCATCGATTCAGATCAAAAATCTTGTAAGGGGCACTAATCCGTGGCCCGCAGCATTTACAACCATAAACGGCATGAAATTGAAGGTATGGGAAACAGATTTGGAGCTTGGATCAGCTGAATTTAAAGACCCGGGGACTATATGGAAAATAGATAAATGCGGGATACATGTACATGCAGGATATGGTGGGATACTTATAAAGCAGGTGCAGGCGAAAAACGGCAAAAGAATCGATGCATATTCGTACACATTGGGGCACCATATAGATACAGGGACTGTTTTGGAGTAA
- a CDS encoding zinc metallopeptidase produces the protein MPFSYFYDPTIIILIPAMLIALYAQIKIKSTFEKYSRVRSGSGYTASQTARYLLDRAGLNDVPVEMIAGSLTDHYDPRSKTLRLSQTVYNSGSVAAIGVAAHETGHAVQDNVKYAPLILRNAFVPVANFGSNVSWVLIFLAFITGIPYLLKLGIILFSAAVLFQIITLPVEFNASSRAIKLLESEGILYGSEVGAAKKVLSAAALTYVAAALVAISQLLRLIFLGRRRND, from the coding sequence ATGCCATTTAGTTATTTTTATGATCCTACAATTATTATATTGATTCCGGCAATGCTTATCGCCTTATATGCGCAAATAAAGATCAAATCGACTTTTGAAAAGTATTCAAGGGTAAGGAGCGGCAGCGGTTATACCGCTTCACAGACGGCAAGGTACCTTTTGGACAGAGCAGGGCTAAATGACGTACCTGTTGAGATGATTGCAGGAAGTTTAACCGATCATTATGATCCGAGGTCAAAAACACTCAGGCTGTCGCAGACAGTCTACAACAGCGGTTCTGTTGCGGCCATAGGAGTCGCAGCTCATGAAACCGGCCATGCTGTCCAGGATAATGTAAAATATGCGCCTTTGATTCTAAGGAATGCATTTGTACCCGTTGCAAATTTCGGTTCGAATGTTTCATGGGTACTAATATTTCTTGCATTTATTACAGGAATTCCATATTTGTTAAAGTTAGGTATTATTTTGTTCTCGGCGGCAGTGCTTTTTCAGATAATAACCCTGCCCGTGGAATTCAATGCAAGTTCCCGAGCCATTAAGCTTTTGGAATCCGAAGGCATATTGTATGGAAGCGAAGTTGGTGCGGCGAAAAAAGTGCTTTCGGCTGCAGCACTGACATATGTTGCCGCTGCATTGGTTGCCATCTCTCAGCTTCTGAGGCTGATATTCCTTGGCAGGAGACGAAATGACTGA
- the rsmB gene encoding 16S rRNA (cytosine(967)-C(5))-methyltransferase RsmB: MTDYSNMGGKKVEKVDNAREQALIIITDVFRKNAYSNLLLKNLGRKFSPLDQAFITELVYGTIKWKLRIDNAINHISNKKIDDISLYALNILRMGIYQIDFMNKVPEFASVNESVKLAKKYENEGAAKFVNAVLRNYLRKHDSVVLPDKRRDCVKYLSVAYSFPEWIVKKLTEEYGMEFTEEFLKCSNDVPSLTARVNTLKTNKENIFKSLADDDIDVLDAKYMKDAFTFKNPSNIGGLRQYKDGLFTIQDESSMLAVKILSPRSGEFIMDVCSAPGTKSTYMAELMDNKGTVISGDIAYNKLGLIDKDAKRLGINIIKTICNDASGVNGYYAGKADRVLVDAPCSGFGIMNKKPEIRWNRTMKDIESIERTQSLILSASSKYVKPKGILVYSTCTVLKSENIDIIDNFLKSNSNFCMEDISYDVPQKLLKPSCRSGYINIYPNTDGIDGFFIAKLRRME, from the coding sequence ATGACTGATTATTCAAATATGGGAGGGAAAAAGGTAGAGAAAGTTGACAATGCAAGAGAACAAGCTTTGATAATAATTACGGATGTATTTAGAAAAAATGCTTATTCCAATTTATTGTTGAAAAACCTTGGCCGGAAATTTTCGCCTCTCGATCAGGCTTTTATAACAGAGCTTGTTTATGGGACGATAAAATGGAAACTTAGAATCGACAATGCCATAAATCATATATCAAATAAAAAAATAGATGATATATCCTTGTATGCGCTGAATATTTTAAGGATGGGTATCTATCAGATAGATTTTATGAATAAAGTGCCTGAATTCGCTTCGGTAAATGAAAGCGTAAAGCTTGCTAAAAAGTATGAAAACGAGGGCGCTGCGAAATTTGTCAATGCAGTACTCAGAAATTATCTGCGAAAGCACGACTCTGTTGTTTTACCCGATAAAAGAAGGGATTGTGTAAAGTACCTTTCCGTTGCGTATTCTTTTCCAGAATGGATTGTCAAAAAACTTACGGAGGAATATGGAATGGAATTTACGGAGGAATTTTTAAAATGCAGCAATGACGTTCCTTCCTTGACGGCGAGGGTAAATACCCTAAAGACAAATAAGGAAAATATATTTAAGTCTTTGGCGGATGATGACATAGATGTTCTAGATGCTAAATATATGAAGGATGCATTTACATTTAAAAATCCTTCAAACATAGGCGGATTAAGGCAATATAAAGACGGTCTTTTTACTATACAGGATGAGAGTTCGATGCTTGCGGTTAAAATTCTCTCGCCCCGTTCAGGAGAATTTATAATGGATGTTTGCAGTGCGCCCGGGACCAAATCGACATATATGGCTGAGCTTATGGATAATAAAGGTACTGTTATTTCAGGGGATATAGCATACAATAAGTTGGGACTCATTGATAAGGACGCAAAAAGATTGGGTATAAATATAATAAAGACAATTTGCAATGATGCATCGGGTGTCAATGGATACTATGCCGGCAAAGCCGACAGGGTGCTTGTCGATGCACCTTGTTCAGGATTTGGCATCATGAATAAAAAACCTGAAATCAGATGGAACAGGACGATGAAGGACATAGAGAGCATTGAGAGGACGCAGAGCTTAATACTCAGTGCATCCTCGAAATATGTGAAACCGAAAGGTATATTGGTTTATAGCACATGCACGGTATTGAAGAGCGAGAATATCGATATCATCGATAATTTTTTAAAAAGCAATAGTAATTTTTGTATGGAGGATATATCATACGATGTACCTCAAAAATTATTAAAGCCTTCATGCAGATCAGGCTATATTAATATATACCCGAATACAGACGGTATAGATGGTTTTTTTATTGCAAAACTGCGAAGGATGGAGTAA